TTCCAATCGCTAATGGCGTCTTTTTTCTGTGTTAATACTTGTTGGAAGTCACGTAAATCACCCATACCTTCGGTTAATAAACCAAAACGGTCAACCATAAAGATTTGCGAACGCGCCTGCGCTTCACTAATACCTTCACTTACCATTTGCGCAATAATTTGCTCGGCAATCCCACAACCCGCAGAACCGGCGCCAACAAATACCACTTTTTGTGCAGATAGCGCTTCACCTTTAACACGACACGCAGCCAATAATGAACCTACGGTAACCGAAGCTGTGCCTTGAATATCATCGTTAAAGCTACAAATGCGGTCACGGTAACGTTGTAATAACGGCATTGCGTTTGGTTGTGCAAAGTCTTCAAACTGCAACATAACATTTGGCCAACGGCGTTTAACTGCGTTAATAAATAGCTCTAAAAACTCGTCGTATTGTTCTTGCGAAATACGCTTATGACGACGCCCCATATACATAGGATCATCCAGTAGCGCTTGGTTATTCGTACCCACATCAAGCATTACCGGTAATGTATACGCTGGGCTAATGCCGCCTACTGCGGTATAAAGTGATAATTTACCAATAGGAATACCCATACCACCAATACCTTGGTCACCTAAACCAAGAATACGCTCACCGTCAGTAACTACGATTACTTTTACTTTACCTTTGGTGGCGTTACGTAAAATATCATCGATACTATGGCGGTCTTCATACGAAATAAATAGACCGCGGTGTTTACGATAAATATCAGAAAAACGCTCACACGCCTCACCTACCGTTGGGGTATAAATAATCGGCATCATTTCTTCTAAGTGATCACGTACTAAACGGAAGAACAAGGTCTCGTTAGTGTCGTGAATGGCACGTAAGTAAATGTGCTTATTTAAGTTATTGGTGAAGCTTTTGTACTGCTGATAACAACGCTCAACTTGTTCTTCGATTGATTCAAAAATTGGCGGCAATAAACCCGCTAAGTTAAACTGTTCGCGTTCGCGCTGGCTAAAAGCACTGCCTTTATTTAATAGTGGTGTTTCAATTAGCGTCGGCCCAGCATAAGGGATGTACAAATAATTTTTATGTGTGTGTTCTGTCATTGTATTCTTGGTGGTGTGTTGTAATAGCTTTAATTATTAGACTAAAGTTTAAAAATGCAAAACTATAAGATAAATAACGAATAATTGAAAACATTATCTAAGTAGCAACACGTTAAAGCAATGATTCTTGCCTCAAATTAACCAAGTTTAACGTATTGCTATCAATCTATTTACTTTGCCGCAGGTTATTGTCCGAGTGCAATGCCCTCACGGCGCGGATCCGCAGCACCGATAAGTTTATTACCCTCAATCATTACCGCGTGAATACCCGAATTTAAATCGCGAATAACGACTTTGTGGCCGCGTGCTTCAAGCGCTGCTTTGTAACGTGTTACGTCACTGCCTTTTTCAAGTGTCGTTACGCGGTTACGGTTAGTAATGTTGGCAAGCTCTATCGCCTGTTGTGGCGTTAAACCAAAATCAAGTACGCCAACAAGTGCTTTGACTACATAATTGATAATGCGTGAACCACCCGGCGAACCGATAACCATTTTTAAACTACCGTCATGATTAAACACCATAACCGGCGACATAGAAGAACGCGGACGCTTATTTGGCTCAACACGATTTGCCACAGGTTTACCGTCAATCTTAGGATTAAAGGTAAAATCAGTAAGTTGGTTATTAAGCAGGTAACCATTCACCATTAACGCTGAGCCAAAACCCATTTCAATTGATGTTGTCATTGAAACCGCATTACCCGCGCTATCTACAATTGACACATGAGACGTTGATGGTTGCTCGTAATTAATCTGCGCGACAGACCAATCTTGTGAAAATTCGCCAGGTTGCGCCGTGCCCATGTCTTTTTCACCAATTAGTTTACTACGCTCTTGTAGATAATTTTTATCCAACATTTGCGCGACAGGTACGTCGATAAAGTCAGGATCAGCAATATAGTGATCACGATCCGCAAACGCTAGACGTGATGCCTGAGTAAACGCATGAATTGATTCAAGTTCCCACGATGTATTAAGTGGTGCTTTAGTGTTTTCAAGTAACGCCATAATTTGCAGTACCGTAATGCCACCGGAACTCGGCGGCGCCATAGAGCACACTTTATATGTTCTATACGGTGCACATACGGGCTTTCGCTCAACACTTTTATAATTGGCTAGATCTTGAAGGCTGATTTTGCCTGGCGCAATGGATGAATTTGTTACGGTTTCAACAAGTTGCTTTGCATTTTCACCTTGATAAAACGCGTCGATGCCGTTTTTAGCAATCGCTTTATATAAGTTCGCTAGCTTTACATTAGTTTTAACTGTGCCAGCCTTTAGCGCGGCGCCATTTGGCATAAAGTAATCTTTGGTGCCGTCAATTAATGCAACCCCAGGGTTTATTTGCAGACTGACCAGTTTTTCAAGTCGCGGTGATACCACAAAGCCTTCTTGCGCCAATTGTATCGCGTCAGTAAATAATGTATGCCATGGCAATTTACCATAACGACTGTGCGCTTTTTCTAGCGCAGCTAGCGCGCCAGGCACTCCCACTGAACGTCCACCTACAACCGCATTAATCCAGCGAATTGGTTTACCATTTTCATCTAAAAACAAAGATTCACTCGCATTCGCTGGCGCAGTTTCACGTCCATCAAAGCTAGTTAAATGACTATTAGCGTTATCGTAATGCATCAGAAACAACCCGCCGCCAATACCAGACGATTGAGGTTCTACTAATGTTAGTACTAATTGCACAGCAATTGCGGCATCAACGGCGCTTCCACCTTTAGCCAAAATTGCATGACCTGCTTTTACCGCATAGGGGTTAGCAGCCGCAACCATAAACTTATCAGCAACAACTTGTTGTTTTTTAGTAAAGCCGGTATTTGCTTCTGGTTCACCAACGATTGTGGCGCCAACATTGAATGAGAATAAGCTCGATGCGATAAGTATTTGTGAGAGTGTCTGTTTTAATGTTTTCATAATTAAGCAAATCTATTATTTGTGATAATCTTACAGACATTTGATATTGATTAACACAGATAGCGAATGTTAAATCTTCCAACCGATAAACGTTATATCACTGCCCCGCTTGTTCTGATTTTTGCCGCGATAATTATTTTTGCAACGCCGCTCAGTGAATTATTTGAATACAACCGAAGCCTATTTTCTCATGGTGAGTACTGGCGACTTGTTACTGCTCATTTTAGTCACTCAAATAGCTACCATTTAATGTTAAACCTAGCAGGCGTTGCGCTCATCTGGGCGTTACACGGTGAATATTATGATATTAAAAAATACGCATTGGCACTTCTGTTACTTGCGCTCTACACTGGCGGTGGGCTTTATATTTTTTATCCTGAAAATACACTTTATAATGGGTTAAGTGGTGTTTTACATGGTTTAATCATTGTTGGTGCGTTAATTGACTGCCAAAAAGGTATGAAAACGGGTTTTCTTTTGTTCATTGGTGTTTGGTTAAAAATCGCTTGGGAGCAATATGCTGGCGCAAGTGCGGAATTAGGACAACTAATTAACGCACGGGTGGCAACCGAAGCACACTTGATTGGTGCAATATCCGGTATTTTTGTTTATGCGAAATTAAATCGTCACGCACTTCGTGAAAATATCACCCAATAAAAAGGCCGCTATGCGGCCTTTTTAAATTATAAGTTTTGTTCAAACAACTTATAAATACGACGGTACTCATCTAACCACGAAGAAGGCTGTTTAAAACCATGTGGCTCAACCGGGTATATTGCCGTTTCGTAGTTTTCTTTTTCAAGTTCGATAAAACGCTGCACTAAGCGCACTACGTCTTGGAAAAATACATTGTCGTCAACCATTGGCGCATTAATTAACAATGGTTTTTCTAACCCTTCAGCGAAATAAATCGGTGAGCTGCGCTTATAGGCAATTGGATCTACATCTGGGTGGTTCAAAATGTTCGATGTATACGGATTATTGTAATATGCCCAATCCGATACAGGGCGAAGTGCGGCACCCGCTTGGAATAATTCTGGGCGAGTTAACAATGCCATAAAGGTCATAAAACCACCGTAAGAGCCACCATATGTACCGACGCGCTGGTCGTTAACATTCGCGTTTTCAGTCATCCATTTTACACCATCGGCTAAATCTTCAATTTCAGGCTTACCCATATGGCGGTAAATTGCGGTACGCCAATCGCGACCATAGCCTTTAGATGCACGGTAATCCATGTCCATCACCACATACCCCTGCTCTGCTAGGAATGAGTGGAACATAAATTCGCGGAAATAACCTGACCAACCTAAATGTGAATTTTGTAGATAACCTGCACCGTGATTAAAGATAACCGCTTTGCGTGCTTTACCTGTTTCACCTTCTTTGTAATCACGTGGATAATACACTTTTGCATAAATAGGCTGCTCAGTATGGCTTGACGGAACGGCTACAATTTTTGGCGCTACAAGTTGCGTATTTATAAACTTATCCGATACAGTATTGGTTAAACGCGTTACCGTATCACCATCAACAATAGTTACGTACAGTTCAGGCGGTAATGCTAATTTTGAGTGCGTTAACAATAGTTTTGATTCATCCGGACTAAGCTGGTAATCGGTCATGCCGTTTAAATCGGTTTGCGCAACGCTTTCACCCGTTGTTAGATCTAGCTTGTAGATTTCGTAAATGCCAGGGTGTTTTTTGTTTGCTTTATAAAAAATTGACTGGCTATTACGAGCTTGTGTTAGTTCTGATACTACAAACTGACCGCTTGTTAGCTGCTTTGCTTTACCCGTAAGCGCTTTTGTATAAATATGGCTGTAACCAGATTCCTCAGACAAATAATACAACGTATCGGGTTGTTGATTTAACCAACCAAAATTATTGTACGTATAGTTAACCCAAGCTTTATCATGTAAGCGATGTTGCGAAACCAGTTTGTTGCTTGCAAAGTCTACAGTTGCAATCCAGCGGTCTTTATTATCAAACGCTTCAAGCATCACAGCCACTTGTGAACCATCGCTATTCCACTGAATTGCATTTTGTGACCAACCCCAGTCCATCATTAAATTAATATGACGAGGTGCTTTTTCTGATTTGTATGTTTTACCTTGTGCTTTTGCGTTTTCGGCTTTTACACTTGCTAATGCGTCTTCATCAAACCCTGGTAATGTATCGAATGGTAGGCTTGTTTGAGTATTTTCAGTGAGGTCAATCATTACCAACTCTGAGCCAGACGGCTTGGTATCGGCAACACGACGTCTTACTTTTTCAGCAACAATTTCACCGTTTTGACCAATGTAGTTTGGCATAATATCGCCATCATCACGCCACGGTGAACTTTTAGTAACAACTGTAATGAGTTTGTCGCCCGCTGGTGATACGACTGCACTGACAATACGATTACCTTTACCAAGGTAATATGTATCGTTCATAACGCTTTCGTTTTGCGTTTTTAATGACTCGTTGTAGGCGTGTTTATCTTGTTTGTTCTTGTGGGTTAGTGCTACATAGTCAATGAGTTTATGTTGCTCTTTAGCAATATAACTTGTTGGCTCTTTTACGCCTTCTGGTTTATCAGCAACTTTAAGTGCTGCTATTTGTGAGCGCAGGCCCGTTTCTACATTAATTTTGTAAAAATTATTGTTAACTCGATATGCAAGTTCACCGCTAGTTAAAAACAAAAGCTGTGATGCATTATCATCACTCAAGGTCAGCTGCTTTAATTTACCTGTTGCTTGCTCAACAGCAAAAATATTGCCTTTAAAGGTATATGCTACCCACTTGTTATCTTGACTAAAGGTTAATTGTTTCGCACCGAGTGTGTGCAATTTATCCAGCGATACTAAATCACCATTGCCTTGCTTGCCCAACATACGAGTGTAGGTATCGCGTAATTCGTTACCCGCTTGTTTGCGTGCATAATTTACCGACTTAGAATCAAACGACCAAAATGCACGCTCAGGTTGACGACCTAACCAATCTGGGTGCGCCATTGCTTGTTTTAACGTAATGGTTTCTGGGCCTTGGTGAGTCGTAGTTTCAACTACTGGTGAAAATTCGTTAGCGCCTGCGATGGTAGATTG
This region of Pseudoalteromonas spongiae UST010723-006 genomic DNA includes:
- a CDS encoding NAD-dependent malic enzyme, with protein sequence MTEHTHKNYLYIPYAGPTLIETPLLNKGSAFSQREREQFNLAGLLPPIFESIEEQVERCYQQYKSFTNNLNKHIYLRAIHDTNETLFFRLVRDHLEEMMPIIYTPTVGEACERFSDIYRKHRGLFISYEDRHSIDDILRNATKGKVKVIVVTDGERILGLGDQGIGGMGIPIGKLSLYTAVGGISPAYTLPVMLDVGTNNQALLDDPMYMGRRHKRISQEQYDEFLELFINAVKRRWPNVMLQFEDFAQPNAMPLLQRYRDRICSFNDDIQGTASVTVGSLLAACRVKGEALSAQKVVFVGAGSAGCGIAEQIIAQMVSEGISEAQARSQIFMVDRFGLLTEGMGDLRDFQQVLTQKKDAISDWNYSGDYASLLDVMNCAKPNILIGVSGQPGLFTEQVIKAMHQGSQQPIIFPLSNPIKQVEAMPEDVIAWTNGEAIVATGSPFEPVTFNGKEHIIPQCNNSYIFPGIGLGVVAVGAKRITDEMLMVASETLAAESPRANTGEGSLLPPLTKVESLSKKIAFNVAKKAIEQGVALEISDEKLASLIEKNYWLPEYRDYKRVSI
- the ggt gene encoding gamma-glutamyltransferase, whose product is MKTLKQTLSQILIASSLFSFNVGATIVGEPEANTGFTKKQQVVADKFMVAAANPYAVKAGHAILAKGGSAVDAAIAVQLVLTLVEPQSSGIGGGLFLMHYDNANSHLTSFDGRETAPANASESLFLDENGKPIRWINAVVGGRSVGVPGALAALEKAHSRYGKLPWHTLFTDAIQLAQEGFVVSPRLEKLVSLQINPGVALIDGTKDYFMPNGAALKAGTVKTNVKLANLYKAIAKNGIDAFYQGENAKQLVETVTNSSIAPGKISLQDLANYKSVERKPVCAPYRTYKVCSMAPPSSGGITVLQIMALLENTKAPLNTSWELESIHAFTQASRLAFADRDHYIADPDFIDVPVAQMLDKNYLQERSKLIGEKDMGTAQPGEFSQDWSVAQINYEQPSTSHVSIVDSAGNAVSMTTSIEMGFGSALMVNGYLLNNQLTDFTFNPKIDGKPVANRVEPNKRPRSSMSPVMVFNHDGSLKMVIGSPGGSRIINYVVKALVGVLDFGLTPQQAIELANITNRNRVTTLEKGSDVTRYKAALEARGHKVVIRDLNSGIHAVMIEGNKLIGAADPRREGIALGQ
- the rrtA gene encoding rhombosortase — encoded protein: MLNLPTDKRYITAPLVLIFAAIIIFATPLSELFEYNRSLFSHGEYWRLVTAHFSHSNSYHLMLNLAGVALIWALHGEYYDIKKYALALLLLALYTGGGLYIFYPENTLYNGLSGVLHGLIIVGALIDCQKGMKTGFLLFIGVWLKIAWEQYAGASAELGQLINARVATEAHLIGAISGIFVYAKLNRHALRENITQ
- a CDS encoding S9 family peptidase encodes the protein MYNKSIIALAVTACISLAGCKTTEQSTIAGANEFSPVVETTTHQGPETITLKQAMAHPDWLGRQPERAFWSFDSKSVNYARKQAGNELRDTYTRMLGKQGNGDLVSLDKLHTLGAKQLTFSQDNKWVAYTFKGNIFAVEQATGKLKQLTLSDDNASQLLFLTSGELAYRVNNNFYKINVETGLRSQIAALKVADKPEGVKEPTSYIAKEQHKLIDYVALTHKNKQDKHAYNESLKTQNESVMNDTYYLGKGNRIVSAVVSPAGDKLITVVTKSSPWRDDGDIMPNYIGQNGEIVAEKVRRRVADTKPSGSELVMIDLTENTQTSLPFDTLPGFDEDALASVKAENAKAQGKTYKSEKAPRHINLMMDWGWSQNAIQWNSDGSQVAVMLEAFDNKDRWIATVDFASNKLVSQHRLHDKAWVNYTYNNFGWLNQQPDTLYYLSEESGYSHIYTKALTGKAKQLTSGQFVVSELTQARNSQSIFYKANKKHPGIYEIYKLDLTTGESVAQTDLNGMTDYQLSPDESKLLLTHSKLALPPELYVTIVDGDTVTRLTNTVSDKFINTQLVAPKIVAVPSSHTEQPIYAKVYYPRDYKEGETGKARKAVIFNHGAGYLQNSHLGWSGYFREFMFHSFLAEQGYVVMDMDYRASKGYGRDWRTAIYRHMGKPEIEDLADGVKWMTENANVNDQRVGTYGGSYGGFMTFMALLTRPELFQAGAALRPVSDWAYYNNPYTSNILNHPDVDPIAYKRSSPIYFAEGLEKPLLINAPMVDDNVFFQDVVRLVQRFIELEKENYETAIYPVEPHGFKQPSSWLDEYRRIYKLFEQNL